Proteins encoded in a region of the Nocardia asteroides genome:
- a CDS encoding sensor histidine kinase has product MSVPQAVLLAILAAVVGLAVGGLLIPYVNARQAARRQAESGLTMSQVLDLIVLASESGIAVVDEYRDVVLVNPRAEELGLVRNRLLDERAWAAVEKVLATGESAEFDLTAKNPVPGRGRIAVRGVARQLSREETTFTVLFADDDSEQARMEATRRDFVANVSHELKTPVGAMSLLAEALLESAEDPEAVRHFGQRVLGESRRLGKMVTELIALSRLQGAEKLPELEVVDVDTVVMQAVDRSRTAAEAAGITVSTDRPSGLEVLGDETLLVTALSNLVENAIAYSPAGSHVSVSRSLRGDHVAMAVTDRGIGIAKEDQERVFERFFRSDKARSRATGGTGLGLAIVKHVAANHNGEITLWSKLGTGSTFTLRIPAHHEAGADEDHDGAVVSTKETSPRPTGPGRPNGVEARR; this is encoded by the coding sequence GTGAGTGTTCCCCAGGCCGTGCTGCTGGCCATCTTGGCGGCTGTCGTCGGCCTGGCAGTCGGCGGGCTATTGATCCCGTATGTGAATGCCAGGCAGGCCGCGCGCAGGCAGGCCGAGTCCGGTCTCACCATGTCCCAAGTCCTCGACCTGATCGTGCTCGCCTCCGAGAGCGGTATCGCGGTGGTCGACGAGTACCGCGACGTCGTGCTGGTCAACCCGCGCGCGGAGGAACTCGGACTGGTCCGCAACCGCCTGCTCGACGAGCGCGCCTGGGCCGCGGTGGAGAAAGTGCTGGCCACCGGCGAATCCGCCGAGTTCGACCTGACCGCGAAGAATCCGGTCCCCGGCCGCGGCCGCATCGCCGTGCGCGGCGTCGCCAGGCAACTGTCGCGCGAAGAGACCACCTTCACCGTGCTGTTCGCCGACGACGATTCCGAACAGGCCCGCATGGAGGCCACCCGGCGCGACTTCGTCGCCAACGTCAGCCACGAGCTCAAGACCCCGGTCGGCGCGATGAGCCTCTTGGCCGAAGCTTTGCTGGAATCCGCCGAGGACCCGGAGGCCGTGCGACACTTCGGTCAGCGCGTGCTCGGTGAATCCCGCCGCCTCGGCAAGATGGTGACCGAACTCATCGCGCTCTCCCGCCTGCAGGGCGCGGAGAAACTGCCCGAACTCGAGGTGGTGGACGTGGACACGGTGGTGATGCAGGCGGTCGATCGGTCCCGCACCGCCGCCGAGGCCGCCGGGATCACGGTCAGCACCGACCGACCCAGCGGGCTGGAGGTGCTCGGCGACGAGACCTTGCTGGTCACCGCCCTTTCCAATCTGGTGGAGAACGCGATCGCCTACTCGCCGGCCGGTTCGCACGTATCGGTGAGCCGCTCGCTGCGCGGCGATCACGTGGCGATGGCGGTCACCGACCGAGGCATCGGCATCGCCAAGGAAGACCAGGAGCGAGTGTTCGAGCGATTCTTCCGGTCCGACAAGGCGCGGTCTCGCGCCACCGGCGGCACCGGGCTGGGCTTGGCTATCGTCAAACACGTGGCCGCCAACCACAACGGGGAAATCACCCTGTGGAGCAAGTTGGGCACCGGATCGACGTTCACCTTGCGCATACCCGCCCACCACGAAGCAGGCGCGGACGAAGACCACGACGGCGCCGTGGTGAGCACGAAAGAAACAAGCCCGCGTCCCACCGGACCGGGCCGACCGAATGGTGTGGAGGCACGCAGATGA
- the mshA gene encoding D-inositol-3-phosphate glycosyltransferase, which yields MDSVSQRLDLRPNRIAVLSVHTSPLAQPGTGDAGGMNVYVLQTAVELARRGTEVEIFTRATSSNVPPVQEAAPGVLVRNVVAGPFEGLDKHDLPTQLCPFTAEVLRQEARHLPGHYDLVHSHYWLSGQVGWLARDRWRVPLVHTAHTLAAVKNAALADGDCPEPATREIGEKQVIAESDRLVANTAEEARQLVELYGADPERIDVVPPGADLTRYRPGDKAAARAALGLAADEQIVAFVGRIQPLKAPDVLVRAAAEVLRADPERALRVLIVGGPSGTGLERPHALIELAAELGIAERVSFLPPQPPERLVLVYRAADLVAVPSYNESFGLVAIEAQASGTPVLAADVGGLGTAVRHAESGLLVPGHRTADWANALRHLLNDPGELRRMSERAVTHAANFSWAHTADGLLASYAAALAGFREDRVVLGGRGLAHSAVREDAYDRVAADRTNLTGERTAALLGESSQARSRALWRRRMGVRR from the coding sequence ATGGATAGTGTGAGTCAGCGCCTGGACCTACGGCCGAACCGTATCGCCGTGTTATCGGTGCACACCTCACCACTCGCTCAGCCGGGCACCGGTGACGCGGGCGGCATGAACGTCTATGTCCTGCAAACGGCCGTCGAGCTGGCCCGGCGCGGCACCGAAGTGGAGATCTTCACTCGGGCCACCTCCTCGAACGTCCCGCCCGTCCAAGAGGCGGCGCCCGGCGTGCTGGTGCGCAACGTGGTGGCGGGTCCGTTCGAGGGACTGGACAAACACGATCTGCCCACCCAGCTGTGTCCTTTCACCGCGGAAGTGCTGCGTCAGGAGGCCCGGCATCTGCCCGGCCATTACGACCTGGTGCACTCGCACTACTGGCTGTCCGGCCAGGTCGGCTGGCTGGCCAGGGATCGGTGGCGGGTGCCGCTGGTACACACCGCGCACACGTTGGCGGCGGTGAAGAACGCCGCGCTCGCCGATGGCGACTGCCCCGAACCGGCGACCCGCGAGATCGGTGAGAAGCAGGTGATCGCCGAATCCGATCGGCTCGTCGCCAATACGGCCGAGGAGGCGCGCCAGCTCGTCGAGCTCTACGGCGCCGACCCCGAGCGCATCGACGTCGTGCCGCCGGGCGCCGATCTGACCCGCTACCGCCCGGGTGACAAGGCCGCCGCCCGCGCCGCGCTGGGGTTGGCCGCCGACGAGCAGATCGTCGCGTTCGTCGGCCGGATCCAGCCGCTGAAAGCGCCCGATGTGCTGGTGCGCGCGGCGGCGGAGGTGTTGCGCGCCGATCCGGAGCGCGCGCTGCGCGTGCTGATCGTCGGCGGTCCCTCCGGCACCGGACTGGAGCGGCCCCACGCGCTGATCGAGCTGGCAGCCGAATTGGGCATCGCCGAGCGGGTCAGCTTCCTGCCGCCGCAGCCGCCCGAGCGGCTGGTGCTGGTCTATCGCGCCGCCGACCTGGTCGCGGTGCCGAGTTACAACGAGTCCTTCGGCTTGGTCGCGATCGAGGCGCAGGCCAGCGGCACCCCGGTGCTGGCCGCCGACGTCGGCGGCCTCGGCACGGCGGTACGGCACGCCGAGTCGGGCCTGCTCGTCCCGGGGCACCGCACCGCCGACTGGGCGAATGCGCTGCGTCACCTGCTGAACGACCCCGGCGAGCTGCGCCGGATGAGCGAGCGAGCCGTCACGCACGCCGCCAATTTCTCCTGGGCGCACACCGCCGACGGGCTGCTGGCCAGCTACGCCGCCGCCCTGGCGGGTTTCCGCGAGGACCGGGTGGTGCTCGGCGGGCGCGGCCTGGCGCACAGCGCGGTGCGCGAAGACGCGTACGACCGCGTCGCCGCCGACCGCACCAACCTGACCGGAGAACGGACGGCGGCCCTCCTCGGCGAGAGCAGCCAGGCCAGATCGCGGGCGCTGTGGCGGCGCCGGATGGGAGTACGCCGGTGA
- a CDS encoding NAD(P)-binding domain-containing protein, which yields MRIGIIGAGAMARALAGGWSAAGHEVLVGARSPAAAAELAAAIGGRAGTIYDAAVFGDVVLLALPVPALPEVLRAVAEPLAGRTVVDCTNAFAPDTAAPEGATAFVLAQDAVAEAIAAQAPGAHVVKAFNLCAAEVWEAKARVFDDRRLAVPICGDDAAAVAAVASLAGDLGLRAIPAGGLHRARYLEALSVFTVGLWFAGHDARAMFPPLEAAFAVAD from the coding sequence ATGCGAATCGGAATCATCGGAGCAGGCGCGATGGCGCGGGCACTCGCCGGCGGCTGGAGTGCGGCGGGTCACGAAGTGCTCGTCGGCGCACGGTCCCCCGCAGCGGCGGCGGAACTGGCGGCCGCGATCGGGGGGCGGGCCGGAACGATCTACGACGCCGCGGTTTTCGGCGATGTCGTGCTGCTCGCGTTACCCGTCCCGGCGTTGCCGGAGGTGCTGCGCGCCGTCGCGGAGCCGCTGGCAGGCCGCACGGTCGTCGATTGCACCAACGCCTTCGCCCCCGATACGGCGGCGCCCGAGGGAGCCACCGCGTTCGTGCTCGCGCAAGACGCTGTCGCGGAGGCGATCGCGGCGCAGGCGCCCGGGGCGCACGTGGTGAAGGCGTTCAACCTGTGTGCCGCCGAGGTATGGGAGGCGAAGGCGCGCGTCTTCGACGATCGCCGTTTGGCAGTGCCGATCTGCGGCGACGACGCGGCCGCCGTGGCGGCGGTCGCGTCGCTGGCCGGAGACCTCGGCTTGCGGGCGATCCCCGCAGGCGGACTGCACCGGGCCCGGTACCTGGAGGCCCTGTCGGTATTCACTGTCGGTCTCTGGTTCGCCGGACACGATGCCCGCGCGATGTTCCCGCCGTTGGAGGCCGCGTTCGCCGTCGCCGACTGA
- a CDS encoding response regulator transcription factor: MTSVLIVEDEESLADPLAFLLRKEGFEVTVVGDGPSALAEFDRSGADIVLLDLMLPGMSGTDVCKQLRTRSGVPVIMVTARDSEIDKVVGLELGADDYVTKPYSARELIARIRAVLRRGAGDELEGSNESGVLEAGPVRMDVDRHTVMVNGKPVTLPLKEFDLLEYLLRNSGRVLTRGQLIDRVWGADYVGDTKTLDVHVKRLRSKIEADPAKPEHLVTVRGLGYKLEA; the protein is encoded by the coding sequence ATGACGAGTGTTCTGATCGTCGAGGATGAGGAGTCGCTGGCCGATCCGCTCGCGTTCCTGCTGCGCAAGGAGGGTTTCGAGGTCACCGTGGTCGGTGACGGGCCGTCCGCGCTCGCCGAGTTCGACCGGTCCGGGGCGGACATCGTCCTGCTCGATCTCATGCTGCCCGGCATGAGCGGCACCGACGTGTGCAAGCAGTTGCGCACCCGCAGCGGTGTGCCGGTGATCATGGTCACCGCGCGCGACAGCGAGATCGACAAAGTGGTCGGCCTCGAACTGGGCGCCGACGACTACGTCACCAAGCCGTATTCCGCTCGTGAGCTCATCGCGCGCATCCGCGCCGTCCTGCGCCGCGGGGCGGGCGACGAGCTGGAGGGATCCAACGAGAGCGGCGTCCTGGAAGCAGGCCCGGTCCGGATGGACGTCGACCGGCACACCGTGATGGTGAACGGCAAGCCGGTCACATTGCCGCTCAAGGAATTCGACCTGCTCGAATACCTGCTGCGCAATTCCGGGCGGGTGCTCACCCGCGGTCAGCTGATCGACCGGGTGTGGGGTGCGGACTACGTCGGCGACACCAAGACCCTGGACGTGCACGTCAAGCGGCTGCGCTCGAAGATCGAGGCGGACCCGGCCAAGCCGGAACACCTGGTCACCGTGCGCGGCTTGGGCTACAAACTCGAAGCATAG
- a CDS encoding helix-turn-helix transcriptional regulator: MSAAPSEPVSAERVEFAPYGDYESDCPARMGVDIFGNSWLPVIVYMLREGPMRPGELRAAIGGISQKMLTQTLRRMERMTLVRRHRYAEAPPRVEYELTAAGADLLVPIYALGDWVDKHGHAVNEAVAGADDEAD; the protein is encoded by the coding sequence GTGAGCGCGGCACCGAGCGAACCGGTCAGCGCCGAGCGAGTGGAATTCGCGCCCTACGGCGACTACGAATCCGACTGCCCGGCCCGGATGGGTGTGGACATCTTCGGCAACTCCTGGTTGCCGGTGATCGTCTATATGCTGCGCGAAGGACCGATGCGTCCCGGCGAGCTGCGCGCGGCCATCGGTGGAATCAGCCAGAAGATGCTGACGCAGACCCTGCGGCGGATGGAGCGGATGACGCTGGTGCGCCGTCACCGTTACGCGGAGGCCCCGCCGCGGGTCGAATACGAACTGACCGCCGCGGGCGCGGACCTGCTCGTCCCGATCTACGCACTCGGCGACTGGGTGGACAAGCACGGCCACGCCGTGAACGAGGCGGTCGCCGGAGCCGACGACGAAGCGGACTGA
- a CDS encoding phosphoglyceromutase — MTYSLVLLRHGESEWNALNLFTGWVDVHLTDKGIAEGKRAGELMAEHGILPDVVYTSLLRRAISTANIALDAADRHWVPVIRDWRLNERHYGELQGKNKAQIREKYGDEQFMLWRRSYDTPPPPIDPANEYSQEGDPRYAGVEVPKTECLLDVVNRMVPYWESVISKDVLSGKTVLIAAHGNSLRALVKHLDQISDEEIAGLNIPTGIPLVYHLDEDLRPVRPREYLDPEAAAAGAAAVAGQGGK, encoded by the coding sequence ATGACGTACTCCCTCGTGCTGCTGCGCCACGGCGAAAGCGAATGGAACGCCCTGAACCTGTTCACCGGCTGGGTGGATGTGCATCTGACCGACAAGGGCATCGCCGAGGGCAAGCGTGCCGGAGAGCTGATGGCCGAGCACGGCATCCTGCCGGACGTCGTCTACACCTCGCTGCTGCGCCGGGCGATCTCCACCGCGAACATCGCGCTGGACGCCGCCGACCGCCACTGGGTTCCGGTGATCCGGGACTGGCGGCTCAACGAGCGGCACTACGGTGAACTCCAGGGTAAGAACAAGGCGCAGATCCGGGAGAAGTACGGCGACGAGCAGTTCATGCTGTGGCGCCGCAGCTACGACACGCCGCCGCCGCCGATCGATCCGGCCAACGAGTACAGCCAGGAGGGTGATCCGCGCTACGCGGGCGTGGAGGTCCCCAAGACCGAGTGCCTGCTCGACGTGGTGAACCGGATGGTGCCCTACTGGGAGTCGGTGATCTCCAAGGACGTGCTGTCCGGCAAGACGGTGCTGATCGCCGCGCACGGCAACTCGTTGCGCGCCCTGGTGAAGCATCTCGACCAGATCTCCGACGAGGAGATCGCAGGCCTGAACATCCCCACCGGCATCCCGCTGGTCTACCACCTCGACGAGGACCTGCGCCCGGTGCGTCCGCGCGAGTACCTCGACCCGGAGGCGGCCGCCGCGGGCGCCGCCGCCGTCGCAGGCCAGGGCGGCAAATAA
- a CDS encoding YbjN domain-containing protein produces MQSTAQLIEETLRDREIEYTRPGEETFVVVLPGERKLKTTVMLTVGKHGVRVESFVCRKPDENFEGVYKFLLRRNRRLYAVAYTLDRVGDIYLVGRLSAHAVTSDELDRVFGQILEAVDADFNVLLELGFAESIRREWKWRVSRGESLQNLRAFEHLVDSADQP; encoded by the coding sequence ATCCAGTCGACCGCGCAGCTCATCGAGGAGACGCTGCGCGACAGGGAGATCGAGTACACCAGGCCGGGTGAGGAGACCTTCGTCGTCGTCCTGCCCGGTGAGCGCAAGCTCAAGACCACGGTGATGCTCACGGTGGGCAAGCACGGGGTCCGCGTCGAATCGTTCGTCTGCCGCAAGCCGGACGAGAACTTCGAAGGCGTCTACAAATTCCTGCTGCGCCGCAACCGCAGGCTCTACGCCGTCGCCTACACCCTCGACCGGGTCGGCGACATCTACCTGGTGGGCCGCCTCTCGGCACACGCTGTCACGTCCGACGAGCTGGACCGGGTGTTCGGGCAGATCCTCGAGGCGGTCGACGCCGACTTCAACGTGCTGCTGGAACTCGGCTTCGCCGAATCCATCCGGCGGGAATGGAAGTGGCGCGTTTCGCGCGGAGAGTCGTTGCAGAATCTGCGCGCCTTCGAGCATCTGGTCGATTCCGCCGACCAGCCCTGA
- a CDS encoding ROK family protein, with protein MAILALDIGATKFAAGVVRRGAEVCDVRRVDVPDAGVWDTCRGLLLEVAGTQRISAVGIGAAGPVDVRAGITGPLNIPEWKAGFPVVAAVQELFPAAAIRFAIDGACLALAEHRLGALRGVADALAMTVSSGIGGGIVSDGKVLLGRTGNAGHVGHIVVPGWDTPCGCGGRGCVEAVASGMSSVRWAREQGWPGATGAQLAEAAHAGDAIAVAALHRAGTALGAAIASAAALLDIDRVVVGGGFAQSGAPLWDPLRTAVDEHAGLRFLRELRVELSQITAGATLAGAAVLAANEPV; from the coding sequence TTGGCGATTCTCGCTCTGGACATCGGCGCGACGAAGTTCGCGGCCGGGGTGGTGCGCCGCGGTGCCGAGGTATGTGACGTGCGCAGGGTCGACGTGCCGGACGCGGGCGTGTGGGACACCTGTCGCGGACTGCTGCTCGAGGTGGCGGGGACGCAACGGATCAGCGCCGTCGGCATCGGCGCCGCCGGGCCGGTGGACGTGCGCGCCGGTATCACCGGCCCGTTGAACATCCCGGAGTGGAAAGCGGGCTTCCCGGTCGTCGCCGCCGTACAGGAGCTGTTTCCCGCCGCCGCGATTCGCTTCGCCATCGACGGCGCCTGTCTGGCGCTGGCCGAACACCGCCTCGGTGCGTTGCGCGGGGTGGCCGACGCGCTGGCCATGACGGTGTCGTCGGGGATCGGCGGCGGGATCGTCTCGGACGGCAAGGTGCTGCTCGGGCGCACCGGCAATGCCGGGCACGTCGGGCACATCGTCGTGCCGGGTTGGGACACGCCGTGCGGCTGCGGCGGTCGCGGTTGCGTCGAGGCGGTGGCGAGCGGCATGTCCTCGGTGCGCTGGGCGCGGGAGCAGGGTTGGCCCGGGGCCACGGGAGCGCAACTGGCCGAGGCCGCGCACGCGGGCGACGCGATCGCCGTCGCCGCGCTGCACCGGGCGGGCACCGCGCTCGGCGCGGCGATTGCCTCGGCCGCCGCCCTGCTGGACATCGACCGCGTGGTGGTCGGCGGCGGCTTCGCGCAATCCGGTGCGCCGCTGTGGGATCCGCTGCGCACCGCGGTGGACGAGCACGCCGGGCTGAGATTCCTGCGTGAGCTGCGCGTGGAGCTGTCGCAGATCACCGCAGGCGCCACGCTGGCGGGCGCGGCCGTGCTCGCCGCGAACGAACCGGTCTGA
- a CDS encoding CocE/NonD family hydrolase — translation MKCALRATVAAIAVTMLVPFLADAVEPPTGPDGGAAGAAWAATQDGPQQYPNIHIQWDVPITMSDGTVLKGNVYRPADASGRPIDLPTPTVVNLTPYTKLVSNLADHAQSIPGLSDALIEFFRQIDMSGTPLSGVTDLTKAFGGGELRNFTVDRQLIKSGYSQVVVDVRGTGFSQGVWDMLRGREQQDTLEVIDWASRQPWSNGRIGMNGISYSGINQVQAAQQRPPALRAIFPVVPGSDLVNDVLAPGGGFGFNFIPLWLTAINGLKLLPDLASVLNGQLDTRWLADRARDPLTFMDVLLNAYTTARIEDLDPRAKELLTDDSGPRRDWLGDPGEIRTPTFVTGGWHDLFTYSESKIYNEIPLPPGHKQLLMGDTYHINSGNEYGKPGLPPRLDVLQRAWFDKWLKDIDNGIDQYGPITLRQQGGGWITTDSFAASTGAEGSQQASHRRMYLTAAPSGTADSLYDGSLSPEGTGEPARLTVAPGLTSLCSNDAAQATAGALSVIDGCAKDSRIQESNGLTFTSAPVAEPTSISGRIAVRLNTVQDAADGYWVVTVNDVAPDGQSSVLSSGQLMASLRAIDEANSSKSANGDYTDPRPFTSLEQRQMTVPGEVTTLDIALPATEALLQPGHRLRVDVYAGNFPKGLPIMPMLIDTGLRPQHLDLDPDRPSFVNIPVRGNPGW, via the coding sequence ATGAAGTGCGCGCTCCGGGCCACGGTGGCGGCGATAGCCGTCACGATGCTCGTTCCCTTCCTCGCCGACGCCGTCGAGCCGCCGACCGGCCCGGACGGCGGCGCCGCCGGAGCGGCATGGGCGGCCACCCAAGACGGACCACAGCAGTACCCGAACATCCACATCCAGTGGGACGTCCCCATCACGATGAGTGACGGAACCGTCCTGAAGGGCAACGTCTACCGTCCCGCGGACGCCTCCGGCCGGCCGATCGACCTCCCCACGCCGACGGTCGTCAACCTGACGCCCTACACCAAGCTGGTCTCGAATCTGGCCGACCACGCCCAGTCGATTCCCGGGCTGTCCGACGCGCTGATCGAGTTCTTCCGGCAGATCGACATGAGCGGCACCCCGCTGTCCGGCGTCACCGACCTGACCAAGGCGTTCGGCGGCGGCGAACTGCGCAACTTCACCGTCGACCGGCAGTTGATCAAGAGCGGCTACTCGCAGGTGGTCGTCGACGTGCGCGGCACCGGTTTCTCCCAGGGCGTCTGGGACATGCTGCGCGGGCGCGAACAGCAGGACACGCTCGAGGTGATCGACTGGGCGTCACGGCAGCCTTGGTCCAACGGGCGGATCGGCATGAACGGCATTTCCTACTCGGGGATCAACCAGGTGCAGGCCGCCCAGCAGCGCCCGCCCGCCTTGCGGGCGATCTTCCCGGTCGTGCCGGGCAGCGACCTGGTCAACGACGTGCTGGCGCCCGGCGGCGGATTCGGCTTCAACTTCATCCCGCTGTGGCTGACCGCCATCAACGGCCTCAAGCTCCTTCCCGACCTGGCGTCGGTGCTCAACGGGCAACTGGACACCAGGTGGCTGGCCGATCGCGCCCGAGATCCGTTGACCTTCATGGACGTCCTGCTCAACGCCTACACCACCGCGCGCATAGAGGACCTCGACCCGCGCGCGAAGGAACTGCTGACCGACGATTCCGGGCCGAGGCGGGACTGGCTGGGTGATCCGGGCGAGATCCGGACGCCGACCTTCGTGACCGGCGGTTGGCACGACCTGTTCACCTACTCGGAATCCAAGATCTACAACGAGATTCCGCTGCCGCCGGGCCACAAGCAATTGCTGATGGGCGACACCTATCACATCAACTCGGGCAACGAGTACGGCAAGCCGGGCCTGCCGCCGCGGCTGGACGTGTTGCAGCGCGCCTGGTTCGACAAGTGGCTCAAGGACATCGACAACGGCATCGACCAGTACGGTCCGATCACCCTGCGCCAGCAGGGCGGCGGCTGGATCACCACCGACTCGTTCGCCGCGTCCACCGGTGCGGAGGGTTCGCAGCAGGCGTCGCACCGCAGGATGTACCTGACCGCCGCGCCCAGCGGCACCGCCGACAGTCTCTACGACGGTTCGCTCAGCCCCGAGGGCACCGGCGAGCCCGCGCGCCTGACCGTGGCGCCCGGCCTGACCAGCCTGTGCTCCAACGACGCCGCCCAAGCCACCGCGGGTGCGCTGTCGGTCATCGACGGCTGTGCGAAGGACTCCAGGATTCAGGAGTCGAACGGGCTGACCTTCACCAGCGCGCCGGTCGCCGAGCCTACTTCGATCTCCGGACGGATCGCGGTGCGGCTCAACACCGTGCAGGACGCCGCCGACGGCTACTGGGTGGTCACGGTGAACGACGTTGCGCCGGACGGGCAGTCCAGCGTGCTGTCGTCAGGGCAGCTGATGGCGTCGTTGCGGGCGATCGATGAGGCGAACAGCAGCAAGTCCGCCAACGGCGATTACACCGACCCGCGGCCGTTCACCTCGTTGGAGCAGCGGCAGATGACGGTCCCCGGCGAAGTGACCACGCTGGACATCGCGCTGCCCGCCACGGAGGCGCTTCTGCAGCCGGGTCACCGTCTGCGCGTCGACGTGTACGCGGGCAACTTCCCCAAGGGCCTGCCGATCATGCCGATGCTGATCGACACCGGCCTGCGGCCACAGCATCTGGACCTGGATCCCGACCGTCCGAGCTTCGTCAACATCCCGGTCCGCGGGAATCCGGGCTGGTAG
- a CDS encoding YciI family protein: MKYMLIMRATDEAFAGMANTDFEQMLDTVGKFNDELIRAGVLLAAEGLEDAAEGVVVDYSSETPVVTDGPYGETKELFGGFYILNVASKEEAIEWAKRMPMTGPGFKTEIRRVPTIDEFPQDNEWIQKERAWREATGQL, translated from the coding sequence ATGAAGTACATGCTCATCATGCGCGCTACCGACGAGGCCTTCGCGGGGATGGCGAACACCGACTTCGAGCAGATGCTCGACACCGTGGGCAAGTTCAACGACGAGCTGATCCGGGCGGGCGTGCTGCTGGCCGCGGAGGGGTTGGAAGACGCCGCCGAGGGCGTGGTCGTCGACTACTCCTCCGAGACTCCCGTCGTCACCGACGGCCCTTACGGCGAGACGAAGGAGCTGTTCGGCGGCTTCTACATCCTCAACGTGGCGTCGAAGGAAGAAGCGATCGAGTGGGCGAAGCGGATGCCGATGACCGGCCCGGGGTTCAAGACCGAGATCCGCCGGGTCCCGACGATCGATGAGTTCCCGCAGGACAACGAGTGGATCCAGAAAGAGCGGGCGTGGCGCGAGGCCACCGGCCAGCTCTGA
- a CDS encoding RNA polymerase subunit sigma-24 — protein sequence MADHTGRAAVAAVWRIESARIVGALARYTGDFALAEDLAQEALAEALVTWPRDGVPRNPAGWLLTVGRRRAIDAFRRRSALDERYAALARDLGEGGAVSGGSPADPARDAEDVLWDPDRIDDDLLALMFISCHPVLSREARVALTLRVIGGLTSDEIAKAFLVPAATVQARITRAKKTLAAARVPFELPSAGERTKRLGSVLSVVYLIFTEGSSASSGADLIRLDLASGALRLARVLTRLVPDEPEVHGLLALLELTAARFPARIGPDGEPVLLEHQDRRRWDRSAIRRGQAALARAERVGRGLGAYGLQAAIAECHAIAASVDATNWERIVLLYEALGRLAPSPVVDLNRAVAVSMAQGPAAALPIVDRLAAAETLAHSHLLPSVRGELLVRLGRTQEARIELERASGLCGNQRERAVLARKLADLGSVDPA from the coding sequence ATGGCCGACCACACCGGCCGCGCAGCCGTCGCCGCGGTCTGGCGGATCGAGTCCGCGCGGATCGTCGGAGCGCTCGCGCGGTATACCGGCGATTTCGCGCTGGCCGAGGACCTGGCGCAGGAGGCGCTGGCCGAGGCGCTCGTGACGTGGCCGCGTGACGGTGTGCCACGCAACCCGGCGGGGTGGTTGCTCACCGTCGGCCGCCGTCGCGCGATCGACGCGTTCCGTCGGCGCTCCGCCCTCGACGAGAGGTACGCCGCGCTCGCCCGGGATCTGGGCGAGGGCGGCGCCGTCTCGGGCGGCTCGCCGGCCGATCCGGCCCGGGACGCCGAGGATGTGCTGTGGGACCCGGACCGGATCGATGACGACCTGCTCGCGCTGATGTTCATCTCCTGTCATCCCGTGTTGTCGCGGGAGGCGCGAGTCGCGCTCACCTTGCGAGTGATCGGCGGTCTGACCAGCGACGAGATCGCCAAGGCGTTCCTCGTTCCGGCTGCCACCGTGCAGGCTCGCATCACCCGGGCGAAGAAGACCCTCGCGGCGGCCCGGGTGCCGTTCGAGCTGCCATCGGCCGGGGAGCGGACCAAGCGCCTGGGCTCGGTGCTCAGCGTGGTCTACCTGATCTTCACCGAAGGATCTTCGGCCAGCTCGGGGGCGGATCTGATCCGGCTCGACCTCGCGAGCGGGGCACTGCGCCTGGCGCGGGTGCTCACCCGGCTGGTGCCGGATGAGCCCGAGGTCCACGGCCTGCTGGCGCTGCTCGAGCTGACCGCGGCGCGCTTCCCCGCCCGCATCGGGCCGGACGGCGAGCCGGTGCTCTTGGAGCACCAGGACCGCCGCCGCTGGGACCGCTCGGCGATTCGCCGGGGACAAGCCGCCCTGGCCCGGGCCGAGCGGGTCGGCCGGGGCCTGGGCGCCTACGGCTTGCAGGCGGCGATCGCCGAGTGCCATGCCATCGCGGCATCGGTGGACGCGACGAACTGGGAGCGGATCGTGCTCCTCTACGAGGCGCTCGGCCGGCTCGCGCCGTCGCCGGTGGTCGACCTCAACCGCGCGGTGGCGGTCTCCATGGCCCAGGGACCCGCCGCGGCGCTGCCGATCGTGGACAGGTTGGCAGCCGCCGAAACGCTGGCGCATTCGCATCTGCTGCCCAGTGTTCGCGGGGAACTGCTCGTCCGGCTGGGACGCACGCAGGAGGCGCGCATCGAACTGGAGCGTGCCAGCGGGTTGTGCGGCAACCAGCGCGAACGGGCGGTGCTCGCGCGTAAGCTCGCCGATCTCGGCTCGGTAGATCCCGCTTGA